One window from the genome of Pantoea cypripedii encodes:
- the rpoE gene encoding RNA polymerase sigma factor RpoE, with protein MSEQLTDQVLVERVQKGDQKSFNLLVIRYQHKVASLVSRYVPSGDVPDVVQESFIKAYRALESFRGDSAFYTWLYRIAVNTAKNYLVAQGRRPPSSDVDAIDAENFESAGALKEISNPENLMLSDELKQIVFRTIEALPEDLRMAITLRELDGLSYEEIAAIMDCPVGTVRSRIFRAREAIDNKVQPLIQRQ; from the coding sequence ATGAGCGAGCAGTTAACGGATCAGGTTCTTGTTGAACGGGTTCAGAAGGGAGATCAAAAGTCCTTTAATTTACTGGTGATACGATACCAGCATAAAGTGGCGAGCCTGGTTTCACGTTATGTCCCATCGGGCGATGTGCCGGATGTGGTACAGGAGTCTTTCATTAAAGCGTATCGCGCACTGGAATCATTCCGTGGCGACAGCGCGTTTTACACATGGCTGTACCGCATTGCGGTGAACACAGCAAAAAACTATCTGGTGGCTCAGGGACGCCGCCCGCCATCCAGTGATGTTGACGCGATCGACGCGGAAAACTTCGAAAGTGCGGGTGCGTTAAAAGAAATTTCGAACCCTGAGAACTTAATGTTGTCTGACGAACTGAAACAGATCGTCTTTCGTACCATTGAGGCGCTTCCTGAGGATTTACGTATGGCCATTACCCTCAGAGAGCTGGACGGATTAAGCTACGAAGAAATTGCCGCCATCATGGATTGCCCGGTCGGTACGGTACGTTCTCGTATCTTCCGTGCGCGAGAGGCTATTGATAATAAAGTTCAACCGCTTATCCAACGTCAGTGA
- the trmN gene encoding tRNA(1)(Val) (adenine(37)-N(6))-methyltransferase TrmN, translated as MTDTTPHPRPQLQKNGFTFKQFFIAHDRCAMKVGTDGILLGAWAPVAGVRRVLDIGSGSGLIALMVAQRTPDEVHIDAVELDADAAGQAQENVQASPWSSRVTVHHADITDWAEACEQRYSLIVSNPPYFAPGVACATPQRAAARATDSLDHQTLLRCAAQLIEEEGFFCVVLPESLGQGMIDQAQQDGWHLRFRYDVAEYAQRPPHRVLLGFSPSAGEQLMERLAIRDENTQYSEDWCSLTRDFYLFM; from the coding sequence GACAGATACGACGCCGCATCCGCGGCCTCAGTTACAAAAGAATGGTTTCACCTTTAAGCAGTTTTTTATTGCCCACGATCGCTGTGCGATGAAAGTGGGCACCGACGGGATTTTGCTGGGTGCGTGGGCACCGGTTGCTGGCGTGCGGCGCGTGCTGGATATCGGTAGCGGTAGCGGACTGATTGCCCTGATGGTTGCCCAGCGTACGCCAGACGAAGTGCATATTGATGCGGTCGAACTGGACGCTGATGCGGCCGGGCAGGCTCAGGAGAATGTGCAGGCGTCGCCCTGGTCATCGAGAGTGACGGTCCATCATGCGGATATCACTGACTGGGCAGAAGCCTGTGAACAACGCTACTCCCTTATCGTCAGTAACCCCCCTTATTTTGCACCAGGCGTGGCCTGTGCGACGCCACAACGTGCCGCCGCACGCGCCACCGATAGCCTGGATCACCAGACTTTACTGCGTTGTGCGGCGCAGTTAATAGAAGAAGAAGGCTTCTTTTGCGTGGTGCTGCCCGAATCACTGGGGCAGGGCATGATTGATCAGGCACAGCAGGATGGCTGGCATCTGCGTTTTCGCTATGACGTTGCCGAGTATGCGCAGCGGCCGCCCCATCGTGTGCTGCTTGGCTTCTCACCCAGTGCAGGGGAACAATTGATGGAGCGGCTGGCGATACGTGATGAGAACACGCAATACTCGGAAGACTGGTGCAGCCTGACGCGTGATTTCTATCTATTCATGTAA
- the rseA gene encoding anti-sigma-E factor RseA, producing the protein MQKEKLSALMDGETLDNELLASLSRDANLQKSWESYHLIRDTLRGDVGEVLHFDISARVAAAIENEPVRKVTSLIPEAQPEPARWKKMPFWRKSGSWTAQLAQVGLAACVSLAVIVGVQHYNQPAGSSATESSDSPVFNTLPMMGKASPVSLGVPSDAFDTNSSNQQVQEQRRRINAMLQDYELQRRLHADQVQFEKNDPQQAQANVPGNQSLGIQQQ; encoded by the coding sequence ATGCAGAAAGAAAAACTTTCCGCTTTAATGGATGGTGAGACTTTAGATAACGAGCTGCTGGCGTCGTTATCCAGGGATGCAAATCTGCAAAAAAGCTGGGAAAGCTACCATCTTATCCGCGACACCCTGCGGGGCGATGTGGGTGAAGTGCTGCATTTTGATATCTCCGCGCGTGTAGCGGCAGCCATCGAAAATGAACCGGTGCGCAAAGTGACGTCGCTGATTCCGGAAGCACAGCCTGAACCGGCGCGCTGGAAGAAAATGCCGTTCTGGCGTAAGTCAGGCTCCTGGACAGCGCAACTGGCGCAGGTCGGCTTAGCTGCCTGTGTATCGCTGGCGGTGATTGTGGGCGTTCAGCACTACAATCAGCCTGCGGGTAGCAGCGCAACTGAATCGTCCGATTCTCCGGTGTTCAATACTCTGCCGATGATGGGCAAAGCTTCCCCGGTAAGCCTGGGGGTTCCTTCTGATGCATTCGATACCAATAGTTCGAATCAGCAGGTGCAGGAACAGCGTCGCCGTATCAACGCTATGCTGCAGGATTATGAGCTGCAACGTCGTCTGCATGCCGACCAGGTTCAGTTTGAAAAGAACGATCCGCAACAGGCACAGGCTAATGTTCCCGGTAATCAGTCGTTAGGAATTCAGCAGCAGTAA
- the rseB gene encoding sigma-E factor regulatory protein RseB: MKQLWCAVSLLAGSLLYTSTAPAQTSASGALLQQMEQASQSLNYEFAYINVSRLGIESLRYRHAVISNRIFAQLLQMDGPRREVIQRGNDISYFEPGLDPFTLPGNHIVDALPPLMFADFSRLSSAYDFIPVGRSRIADQLCEVVRIVSRDGSRYSYVVWLDVDTKLPLRIDLLDRDGETLEQFRVISFAVDEGVRNLMQGLEKANLPPTLSLPVGDKVQLSWQPTWLPAGMTLISQSRRDIPALNKTVESRLYSDGLFSFAINVTPADKDSVAQTLRTGRRTVQTEVRNNSEITVVGEIPPTTAKRIADSIDSGPAK, translated from the coding sequence ATGAAGCAGCTTTGGTGTGCCGTTAGCCTGCTGGCAGGCAGCCTGCTTTATACATCTACCGCCCCGGCGCAGACCTCTGCGTCCGGGGCGTTGTTACAGCAGATGGAGCAGGCAAGTCAGTCCCTCAATTACGAATTCGCTTACATCAATGTCTCTCGTCTTGGCATCGAATCCCTGCGCTATCGCCATGCGGTTATCAGTAACCGGATTTTTGCCCAGCTTTTGCAGATGGACGGTCCGCGACGTGAAGTGATTCAGCGTGGTAACGACATCAGCTATTTCGAGCCCGGCCTCGATCCGTTCACGCTGCCCGGCAACCATATCGTCGATGCGCTGCCTCCGTTGATGTTTGCCGACTTTTCACGCCTGAGCAGCGCCTATGACTTCATTCCAGTTGGTCGTTCACGTATTGCCGACCAGTTGTGTGAGGTGGTGCGCATTGTCTCTCGTGATGGCTCACGCTATAGCTATGTAGTGTGGCTGGATGTCGATACCAAACTGCCGTTACGTATCGATCTGCTGGATCGTGATGGTGAAACGCTGGAGCAGTTCCGCGTCATCAGTTTTGCCGTCGATGAAGGCGTGCGTAATCTGATGCAGGGGCTGGAGAAAGCCAATCTTCCGCCAACGTTATCCTTACCCGTTGGCGATAAAGTTCAGCTCAGCTGGCAACCGACATGGTTACCTGCGGGGATGACACTGATTTCTCAAAGCCGTCGGGATATCCCGGCGCTGAACAAAACGGTTGAATCCCGTCTTTACAGCGATGGTTTGTTCAGTTTCGCGATTAACGTAACGCCTGCCGATAAAGATAGCGTTGCGCAGACATTGCGCACTGGGCGTCGTACAGTGCAGACCGAAGTGCGCAATAATAGCGAGATTACCGTGGTGGGTGAGATTCCGCCAACCACAGCAAAACGTATTGCGGACAGCATTGATTCGGGACCAGCAAAATGA
- the nadB gene encoding L-aspartate oxidase, with translation MTSLSDYQCDVLIVGSGAAGLSLALRLAPHYQVTVLSKAQVNEGSTFYAQGGIAAVFDETDSIESHVEDTLIAGAGLCDRTTVSFIASNARNCVQWLIDNGVAFDKEPQGDGEARYHLTREGGHSHRRILHSADATGRAVETTLVSQALSHPNIRILERTNAVDLILSDKIGQPGPRRVVGAWIWNRNREQVETCRARAVILATGGAAKVYQYTTNPDVASGDGIAMAWRAGCRVANLEFNQFHPTCLFHPQAQNFLLTEALRGEGAWLLRPDGTRFMPDFDERAELAPRDIVARAIDHEMKRLGVDCMYLDISHQPASFVRAHFPMIYEKLLTFGLDLTKEPIPIVPAAHYTCGGVMVDQQGRTDVDGLYAIGEVSYTGLHGANRMASNSLLECLVYGWSAAEDLIRRLPAIEQVEHLPAWDESRVDDADERVVIQHNWHELRLFMWDYMGIVRTTKRLERALRRINLLQQEIDEYYAHFRLSNNLLELRNLVQVAELMVRCALERKESRGLHYTPDYPDLLPEALPTVLAPVHYMNR, from the coding sequence ATGACCTCATTATCCGATTATCAGTGTGATGTACTTATCGTCGGCAGTGGCGCTGCTGGCTTGTCACTGGCGCTGCGTCTGGCACCGCATTATCAGGTCACGGTGCTGAGTAAAGCTCAGGTGAATGAAGGCTCTACGTTCTACGCCCAGGGCGGCATAGCCGCTGTATTTGATGAAACCGACAGCATTGAATCACACGTAGAAGACACCCTGATTGCGGGTGCCGGTTTATGCGACCGCACTACAGTCAGCTTTATCGCCAGCAACGCGCGCAACTGCGTACAATGGCTGATTGATAATGGTGTCGCCTTCGATAAAGAGCCGCAGGGTGATGGTGAAGCACGCTACCATCTGACGCGTGAAGGCGGCCACAGTCACCGCCGCATTCTGCATAGTGCCGATGCCACCGGACGTGCTGTGGAAACCACGCTGGTCAGCCAGGCTCTCAGCCATCCCAATATCCGTATTCTTGAACGCACCAATGCGGTAGACCTGATCTTATCCGATAAAATTGGCCAACCTGGCCCACGTCGTGTGGTCGGAGCCTGGATCTGGAACCGTAATCGCGAGCAGGTAGAAACCTGTCGTGCGCGAGCAGTGATTCTGGCGACCGGCGGAGCCGCGAAAGTCTATCAATACACCACCAACCCGGACGTTGCTTCCGGTGACGGCATCGCAATGGCATGGCGCGCGGGTTGCCGGGTCGCGAATCTGGAGTTCAATCAGTTCCACCCCACCTGTCTGTTCCATCCTCAGGCACAAAACTTCCTGCTGACTGAAGCGCTGCGTGGTGAAGGCGCATGGCTACTGCGCCCGGATGGTACCCGCTTTATGCCTGATTTTGATGAACGCGCCGAACTGGCACCGCGTGATATTGTGGCACGCGCTATCGACCATGAAATGAAGCGTCTTGGTGTGGATTGCATGTATCTCGACATCAGCCATCAGCCGGCCAGCTTTGTTCGCGCCCACTTCCCGATGATTTATGAAAAACTGCTGACCTTCGGCCTGGATCTGACCAAAGAGCCGATTCCGATCGTCCCTGCGGCCCATTACACCTGCGGTGGCGTGATGGTTGACCAACAGGGACGTACCGATGTCGATGGCCTGTATGCCATTGGCGAAGTCAGCTATACAGGCCTGCATGGCGCGAATCGTATGGCGTCAAACTCCCTGCTGGAGTGCCTGGTTTATGGCTGGTCAGCGGCGGAGGATTTAATCCGTCGCCTGCCAGCCATTGAGCAGGTCGAGCATCTGCCTGCCTGGGATGAAAGCCGCGTCGATGATGCCGATGAGCGCGTGGTGATTCAGCATAACTGGCACGAACTGCGGTTGTTTATGTGGGATTACATGGGGATCGTGCGCACCACCAAGCGGCTGGAGCGGGCACTGCGCCGTATCAACCTGCTACAGCAGGAAATTGATGAGTATTACGCGCATTTCCGCCTGTCTAACAATTTGCTGGAACTGCGCAATCTGGTACAGGTTGCGGAGCTGATGGTGCGCTGTGCGCTGGAACGTAAAGAAAGCCGCGGCCTGCATTACACGCCGGACTATCCCGATCTGTTGCCCGAAGCGCTGCCCACGGTGCTGGCACCCGTCCATTACATGAATAGATAG